CGTACAGGACCAGACGTAATGCGCGTAGGACAGAAATATTCAGATATCTGGCATTTCAACCACATGTATAATCCACAATCAACGTCTCCAGGATCGATTATGCCAGGATACAAATGGTTGTTCGATAACAAGCAAGCAGATTTCTCTCACATTGAGAAGAAAATGAGCGTAATGAGAACGCTAGGTGTTCCTTATACAGATGAGGATATTGCAAATGCAAGACAATCAATGAAGGAGCAAGGAGAACAAATTGCGTTGAATTTCCAAACAGATCCGGATTATAAAGATTCATATTTAGCTAGTGAAAAAGCAGCTAAAGAAAATGGACAAGAGTTCGTTCCGATGAGCGAGCGTGAAATTGTAGCTATGGTTGCTTACCTACAACGTTTAGGTACAGACATCAAAAATAGAGTTGAGGAATAATAAAAAAGGAGCATTATGTTGAAATTTATTAAACATACAATGGAAACTATAGGCGGGATTGAGATTTACCCGATTATCTCCCTGCTGATTTTCTTTACCTTTTTTGTAGGCTTGTTTGTATGGGTATTTACCTATAAAAAAGAGACGATTGAGGAATTGAGCAATATGCCGTTTCTAGATGATGAAAAGCACAATGTTGATCCTAATTCAAAAAAATTATGAAAAAGTATTTTCCAGTATATGTAAGAGTTCCATTACTATTCTTGCTATTTTATGTATTAGTAGAATGGGTAGCAGGCGGAACAGCACAAAGACCTGCTTTCGTAGATCATCCTGCAGTGCTTATTTTGTTGGGATTGTTTTTATTCGCTTTAATAGCAGTAGAAATAGTTGCATTAGCAACCAATAGAGTACTAAGACGATTGATGACACCTGAAGAAATCGCGGAAAAAGAAAGAGAAGACAACCTTTCATTTGCGGATAGACCTTGGGTGAAGAGATTAATGCAGAAAATGACTCGCACTAAAGGTATTAGTGATGAAAATGAGTTATTACTAGAGCATGACTACGATGGTATTAAAGAGTTAGATAACGAATTACCACCATGGTGGGTAGGTTTATTCTATATTACTGTAATATTCTCTGTTGTTTACTTATTGAGATTCCACGTATTTGGAGGCGACAACCAAATTGTAGAATACGAAAAGTCAGTGGCAATTGCCAAAGAACAAATTGAAGAATACAGAAAGACTGCCGCAGATTTAATCTCAGCAGACGAGGCACAATACTTAACGGATGAAAGCTCGTTAGCAGCAGGTAAAAAGATTTTCGAAATGAACTGTGTAGCTTGTCACCAAGCTGACGGTGGTGGAGGAATCGGACCAAACCTAACGGATGATCATTGGATTTTAGGTGGAGGTGTTAAAAATATTTTCCACACGATTGCTAAAGGAGGAAGACCTGGTAAAGGAATGGTGGATTGGGAAAAAACATTAAAACCATCTGAAATTGAAAAAGTAACATCCTATGTTATTTCATTAAATGGAACAACTCCGGCAAGCCCGAAAGAGGCAGAAGGAGATATCATTTGGTCTAAAGCTGAATTAGATGGAGCAAGCGGAGACGCTGCCGAAGCGACAGAACCAGCAGCGGAAACAAAGGATGAGGCTTCAACTGCTGATGCAGCTGAA
The window above is part of the Myroides odoratus DSM 2801 genome. Proteins encoded here:
- a CDS encoding cbb3-type cytochrome oxidase subunit 3, producing the protein MLKFIKHTMETIGGIEIYPIISLLIFFTFFVGLFVWVFTYKKETIEELSNMPFLDDEKHNVDPNSKKL
- a CDS encoding cbb3-type cytochrome c oxidase N-terminal domain-containing protein, whose protein sequence is MKKYFPVYVRVPLLFLLFYVLVEWVAGGTAQRPAFVDHPAVLILLGLFLFALIAVEIVALATNRVLRRLMTPEEIAEKEREDNLSFADRPWVKRLMQKMTRTKGISDENELLLEHDYDGIKELDNELPPWWVGLFYITVIFSVVYLLRFHVFGGDNQIVEYEKSVAIAKEQIEEYRKTAADLISADEAQYLTDESSLAAGKKIFEMNCVACHQADGGGGIGPNLTDDHWILGGGVKNIFHTIAKGGRPGKGMVDWEKTLKPSEIEKVTSYVISLNGTTPASPKEAEGDIIWSKAELDGASGDAAEATEPAAETKDEASTADAAEVSQE